From the genome of Lates calcarifer isolate ASB-BC8 unplaced genomic scaffold, TLL_Latcal_v3 _unitig_2180_quiver_825, whole genome shotgun sequence:
CCCCCACCATGAACTGCTCCCCCACCATGGCCAGGATCATGTTCTCCCAGAAACGACTCGCCAGACCTTTACGCAGACGGATGATCCACTTCCCCCCCCCACGGTTACACTCATcctgagggggggggggtgtcagaTGAACAGTCAGACAGGtaaggagacagacaggtgagcagacagacaggtgagcagacagacaggttagcagacagacagacaggtgagcagacagacaggttagcagacagacaggtgaacagacagacaggttagcagacagacaggtgaggagacagacaggtgtgttaCCTCCCACATGGGTTTGATTCCCTCCTTGAACAGGTGGAAGTCGCTGTGTCCACTGAGGTCACCTGGTCTGATCAGGTGACTGTAGAACCTCCAGAACTGCTCCACCTGAggcacacacgcgcgcgcacacacacacacacacacacacacacacagagtattgATTATCAGTTACGACCTGagattctgtcagagtctgaaATAACGATACTTCCTGTCTCCAGCAGAAGGTAAACTCTGATTTATTAATGACTGTTACCGTGGTGACGTGCTGTGGTTAGCGTGTTCCGTCACTTCTGGTTACCGGTGTTTCTTGTctacctgtctcagactagatacTTTCTCTTTACCGACATTACATCTGTGACTCTATCAccagtttaatctgcacattcacagtaacagtagaataaatcaccaactttctccacttcctgtctggTACTTTATCGATTctatcttctgctactgatttagctgaactctcagccatggcctctcactctccttctccctctcctgccttctcttgctctgcgtgtcagatgttcagttactcctctgcctcgtttagtgataatgtgtaataaatgtagtctgttttctgtactcgaggcgaggcttagtgaattagagtcccggctccgcaccatggaatctaattcagcagctaatgctaaacagCTAAACCCTgtagccggtgcggagcagcctagcatagctcctgttagcattcccccggcagttcccgagcagcagaaagcaggctggctgggtgactgttcgtaaggacaggcgGAGTCGTAAGCAGCAGCCCACTGccgaccaccacccagttcacgtttctaacagatactccccgctcagcgacacacccgctgaggagccaactctggtgattggcgactccattttgTTGAGCGTGAAGAagcgactccagcgaccatagttaaatgtattcccggggccagagcgggcgacattgaatcttatttaaagctCCTGGctaaggataagcgtagatacaataaaactgttattcacgtcggcgctaaagacacccgactacgccagtcggaggtcactaaagttaatattgactcggtgtgtacatttgcaaagaccatgtcggacaccgtagttttctctggtcccctgcccaatctgaccagtgatgacatgtagagccgcatgtcttcactcaaccgctggctgtcgaggtggtgtccagaaaacgatgtgggctttgtagatcattggaagagtttctgggggagacctggtctggttaggagggacggcattcatcccacttttgatggagcatctctcatctagaaatctgacagagtttattaggaagccaaagccctgacaatccagagttcaggtcaggagacagagctgcagtctgacacgcttctctgtgcctcctttagagcagtcacccctccattaccccacagagactgtgtctgccccccgaccatttaaattaactaaaccaaaggtcaacaaaagaggagttagtcacaataatctaataaaaatcagcacatccacctcaaatgtacagcaaaataaaataattaaatgtggattactcaatatcagatctctctcatccaaagctgtactagtaaatgatttgatatcagatcaccatcttgatctattctgtctgactgaaacctggctgtgtcaggatgattatgttagcctgaatgaatcaacccccctcccagtcatattaatactcacattccccgagacactggccgtggaggtggagtcacagccattttcaactccactttattaattaaccctaaacctaaactcaattataactcatgtgaaagccttgttcttagtctgtcccacccaaggtggaaaacattaaagccaattctatttgttgtagtgtaccgtcctcctggtccatactctgatttcttatctgaattttcagagttcctgtcgagtttggttcttaaaacagataaagttattattgtaggtgacttcaatattcatgttgatgtcaacaatgacagccttagctctgctttttcctctttactagactgtattggcttctctcagtgtgtaaataaacccactcactgtttcagtcacactctcgaccttgttttagcttatggtattgacattgaacatgtaacagtcttcccacagaatcccattctatcagaccacttcttaatcactttcgacttcatattgctggattatgtattatcagcaaaaaacatcctgactagaaatatttccgataatgcagtagttaaattcaaggaaatgattcccactaacttaggtccagtgcctcatcttaatttagcagaagctactccctcccagcttgatcatctcgtagacagtgttgcagactcactgagtacttccaggctggactactgtaattcattattatcaggctgccccaacaagtctctaaagactctgcagctgattcaaaatgctgcagcaccattactgacaggaactaggaaaagagaccatatttctcctgtgttagcctctctacattggctcccagtcaaatccagagtagaattcaaaatcctcctcctcacatacaaagcccttaatggtcaggctccatcttaccttaaagatctcatagtcccctacaatcccaccaggactctgcgctcccagaatgctggtttactggtggttcccagagtttccaggagtagaatgggaggcagagctttcagttatcaggctcctctactgtggaaccttctcccagtttcggtccgggaggcagaaacaccctctgtacctttaagagtcagattaaaactttcctctttgataaagcttatagttagggttggctcaggcttgaaccatcccttagttatgctgctataggcctagactgccgggagatctcccatgatgcactgagcttctctctctctctctctctctctctccacagtatggattcatatcccatgttacatgttactaactcagtatcttccctttcctgtagtattgtgctcttctgtctctgtctcctcttctgtctctttctgcaggtatttctgcctctggagctgtagagtctgatctgtgatgacaagtctcctgctgctcctacaactccactcaacacctgctgctacaattagaaatgacttatactgctgttagttgtattgctgtgttagcagttaatactttaattagTGTGTAATGCTGAGCATTCACACTAtagttcttcaaatctttattattattattaaataattataattaataattattcttCCGTACGTTTTTCGGCATCTAACTACTTCCACATactttgtgctattaaaaccattcaaccaccaaaatgttcagctcattcaggacattattgcttacattcaacttttatatactatttatactttttaaaatattcaacgTTTTATGAAAattttttcccattcaaatgaatggacgGAATGTTCAAATCCTTcaaaacttcagcctctttgaactttaactacttcagcatactttgtgctagaaacttcatttaaactttaaacaagtcccaacAAGTTCAGCTATTCAActtacattcaactttttgatatcttgtacagtttttgaattacagcagtttatatttcatgctcatttttagcaatttctgagtttataatgggtgtgtattgcgctggCTAGAGTAGGTGATGTCACGCAGTGACATCATCCACTCTGGCTTTCagcccttcaactttttctcaaatttttCTGCTTCAACTCCTCTCCTgtccacacctttcacttctcacacacaatttatacctcaaattgtagataatTGTGTGCtctttcacacagtgtgactccctagGCCATAGGTTTTACGGTTTTTgaggtagcagcctctgatcagcAACAGGAGCCCTCAGctcctccattcatctccattttagCTGTCTTCATACAACAGTCACAgcaggccagtttttaaactgccatactgtggtcatttttcactttatctacacaaataacacatgtctgtgttcagtaaagtctcctggtgCTGGTAGTTACCTGATTTTATCGATAGaagttatggtttttgaattattaggaggagttcaagagaTGCGCAGAAGCAAATCTCTGTATTGTGTGGCTGTCTGGGCTCAGAgctcactgtagctgctgccttTGAATTGAAATCCTCTTTTTTCTGATCCCTCAATTCTTCGGCAGCTAACTAGTCCTACATACTTTGAGCTACAGAAACCGTTCAAGTATCAAAACGTTCAGCTTCTCGAGGACATGCCTGCTTGTATTCAACTTTTTAATATTATGTAtagtttttgaaatattaagCCTTTTCTCTAAGATTTTTTCCCATTGAAATGAATTGAGGGAGAGTTCAAATCCCCTAAAACCACCTCCTCTGGGAAACTTAACTACTTCGTCATACTTTGTGCTACagacttcatttaaactttaaacaagtcccaataagttcagctattcaacttacattcaactttttgatatcttgtccagtttttgaatgacagcagtttatatttcatgctcatttcaTGAGattttctgagtttataatgggtgtgtattgcgctggCCAGAGTGGGTGATGTCATTGCCACCACTCAGACCTTCAGCCCTTCAACTTTTCctcaaatttttgtgcttcagctcttctcctgtccacacctttcacttctcacacacaatttatacctcAGATTGTAGATAAATTTGTGCtctttcacacagtgtgactccctaagccataggatttatGGTTTTTGAGGTAGCTCCTCttgatcaccaagaggagccctcaactgcctcattcatctccattttagttgtcctcagacaaaatccaaaccaggccagtttttaaactgccatactgtggtcatttttcacttaatctacacaaataacacatgtctgtgttcagtaaagtctcctggtgCTGGTAGTCACCACATTTCATTGATATCAGTTACCGTTTTTGAATTAATGGGGAGAGTTTGAGAGGTACGCAGAAGCAAATCTCTGTATTGTGTGGCTGTCTGGGCTCAGAgctcactgtagctgctgcctttgatctctgtgctgtttacaaacacagtcagacacacacacacacacacacacacacacactaatgataCCTAATTCTTTCCATTTTACCTGTTAGGAAGTTCAGACATTCCACGTTCATATTTCATCGTCCAGCTTTGGCTGTGTATTATTTGCCTTTAAGCTGATTCCTCaacatgtttgtgctctctgcttttctatCTAATGCACTTAAGCTTCCATCtccacttttacattttgacttcccactttttattctgcatttagctgtttttcctttctgcttccagccctgtttgtgttgtaactactgcatactttctgctacagaaaccattcaactatcaaaaggtttaaacTATTAACCcttttacatttgtgcttattcaactttcttcaactctttatgctttttaaaatttcaactTTGTCTCCACTTGCTATTCAAAcaaatgcttcagctgttggttttaactttcagcttctacatctaccctttctctctgataatttcagccattttcagcattgcttcagcgattcattcagctctcagcattcacacgcattttccacCGGAACTGCATTTTCTAGTGTTATCTTGTTGTGTGTATCATTGTATCGTTGTGTTGGTATGtattattgtgttgttgttattgttgtgtatTGTTGTGTATCATTGTGTATTATTGTATCGTTGTGTTGGTATGtattattgtgttgttgttattgttgtgtatCGTTGTgttagtgttgttgttgtgtgtattgttgtgTGTATTATTGTATCGTTGTGTGTCTCTGACCGAGGCCACGGTGCCGATCTGTCGGATGTTCTGTTCGTAGCTCTGGGAGCTGGACGGACGACTCGGAGTTCTCCTGCTGAACCAGAAGGTGTAGTTGTACTGGAGGGGGTGTTCACCTGCACCTGGACTCacctgagaaagagagacaggtagagagagagggagacaggttAATGTTCTCCTGCAcctggacacagagagagagaggtcctTCAGACCACCTGAGACCTGGGCTCTGTCCTACAAAGAGAGTTGAACCTCCTGTGGTTGaactcaggttctcaggtaaagtcggggttgacaaaccctgactgcctcagtctgtgttaaacggtacgacggtggttcagatgtgggtcagttgagtcggtgtgaacttaatcagagttagggcgtgttgattaaaggggcgtgcaccgtatctctcagatgaagagcgcacgttaattctgtgggtttagaggaatttaaagagactctaacgacacaatgtcaaaccaacaaagacagagagactggtcacatgttctctggattcttcatctgtaatatgagatggaaggacacagaacatatgtgatcagatacttggattacagtcaacatgtgggtcacatgtctgagaatgagctgttcctgttaatgatgttctgcctggaacactcaggctgtatatgtatgaatgtaatgctgttatgttcagtatgaacttcataTTAACAgtaactgaaattgaaaatggaaaatatggagcactaaaaaaaacatttattggtccacatatctctaccatccactacttttttctttctttttctttttcttttttttgggggggggggctgacggtctttagacaacccccgtcctgcagagtcagcctctctcagtcgttgTGTCAATATtgattggttgttccacctgtggggcggagcttaggtagaagtaacacctgtaacaccgagttaaccacgaacataaactgctcagagcagtttagagatgcagcgtaaatcaccatggcaacagacctcaggtaaaacccgtccacctttcatagtacaggttaatcaggaagttacacctgacgtcaccaagttactcctgaagttactctgataagacagtaacctcgcttcgtagtacaggcctctgtcCGGTGAACACTCTTAAACAGCTCCGTGTTTGTTTCTTACCGTTTAAACCGAAGAAACGTCTCTAATATCCATAAACGGCTCCAGCTGATCAGAGCCCGCCAGACGGTTTGtatttccttcttcttcttcttcttcttcttcttctttttcttcttcttcttcggtTGATTAATTCTGCAGCTCCGCGGCTCGTTACCGCCCTCCTCAGGACAGAGGTGTGTTTACTCCGACAGTCTGATCATAAACACCTGACAGGTTTCATATTATTATAACAGCTCACCTGCTCACGTGACCAGAGGCCTATACTACAGAGAGAGTTTAACCTCCTGTGGTTGaactcaggttctcaggtaaagtcggggttgacaaaccctgactgcctcgatctgtgttaaacggtacgacggtggttcagatgtgggtcagGTGAGTCGGTGTgaacttaatcagagttagtgcgtgttgattaaaggggcgtgcaccgtatctctcagatgaagagcgcacgttaattcagtgggtttagaggaatttaaagagactctaacgacacaatgtcaaaccaacaaagacagagagactggtcacatgttctctggattcttcattctgagctgttcctgttaatgatgttctgcctggaacactcaggctgtatatgtatgaatgtaatgctgttatgttcagtatgaacttcatgttaacagtatttcagcctcagtggaaactgaacctggatcaaatagaaaccttctataaagtggttcacattcatatttccatcattaatgctgcttggtctgtagtctacaattacaacagcccCCCCAAATGATTATTCATATCGATAATATTcaacactaatgatgctaaattctgctgctcaactgagaggaaaaaaaataacaaaataactgagtgaaaatggaaaatgtggagcataaaaacacaatttccaCAAacctctaccatccactacatactgttttttttctttgggggGAGCTTTAGACAAGTTAACTACGAACAATAAAGACGCAGCgtaaatcaccatggcaacagacctcAGGTAAAACCTGTCCACCTTTTGGTACAGGCTTCTGGACTCTGTCAGACCACCTGAGACCTGGACTCTGTCAGACCACCTGAGACCTGGACTCTGTCAGACCACCTGAGACCTGGACTCTGTCAGACCACCTGACTCTCTGATGTTTGTGAACAGATAAAATTCAAACcttgtgtctgttgttgttgttgtttgtttcatcagtGTCGTCATGGTAACTctctgactcctcctcctctctcagactgaaacaaacaggaagtaagtcAGTGAACATCACACTCTCAGCTGATCACTGATTATCTCACTCTGAtgtttcactgctgctctgacGTGTTAATCGGCTGTTTTCACTCTGATCAATACATGTATTGATTCTGATCATTACAGGTGATCGATAATAATCAAACTGACTCAGATATAATCAAAGAGTTTTAAACAGACTCAGTTTATCTCAGAGCTGATCATAATCACACATCTAATCAATAACCTGCGAAAcagctgattaatcaatgaGTCGATCAATAGTTAACAATCGATAACATCTCGATAaactcagattttatttattttcatcagataacATTTTAATTGAAAGTTGAAGTCACGCTCTTtttaataaaaccaaaaaaataaattaaaatctgtCATTAAAACTAATCTGTAGTAATTCATCAGGTCGCAGTAAAAGTACCTCTGCTACTTTAAAGTACTGCAGTTTTCACAGACACTGATTTTACCGGTAACTTTATAAACGAAGTTTAAATGAAACGGATGCTAACTGTTAGCCGTTAGCTGAGCCAGTGTTCCGGTAGTTTACCGGTTATTTCCGGGTTAAATCTGAGTCTTACCGCTGCAGCTGGTTCATGtctcctccgtctctctctctcctctttattttctcctttattctctctgttatttcacttcttcactttattttcctcctgttaCTTCTCATGAGGCTCTGACGAGCTAGCAGTCACTGCGCATGTGCAACAGCAGTGGACgggaagagagaaaggacaAATTTGATTAGATTTTCTTCGCTTTATGAAATCTGAAGGATTAAGAAcaataaaaagtaatttaaatttaatacatattaaatattcagaGGAGATGGTCTACAGCTCTATAAAtacttattttgtgtttttataattaCGAACctgttttcatctgttattAATACCTggtataagataagataagataagataagataagataagataagataagataagataagataagataagaagATATTTATTCATaaggttttaatttgatttggaCACAATAGTTAGACACTgtttctgatttggatttgttttggatttcaAAAACCGGTGATGCCATTgctttgttattctgttttatcattgcaTGCATCactaaaaaataatctaaaaacaaaacaaaaatatctttgattgtgatgaatacacattaattaatgacagaatgaaatatattatttattgacAGCTGTTTGGAGGATTATTTTATGAGGCCAAACTCTTTCTACTTTGCTGTAGGCCTATACTGAAAGGCTGAATACGTTATAGCTTACCTAATCACTGTAGCCTGATGgatgaacaaatcaaattaaaaccttATGAATAAATAGGATATCTTGTAGGATATACTGCGTGATCCAAATACAGTATTATTTGATACAGTTTTAaagtttcattatattttggGCCTGAAATCCACACTGAATCCACCCTTCTGATGGGATCAGTATAATCCAGAGTTTTTGGATCAAAGTGATCCCAATCCTACTAAAAAGTTCTAAAAAACCCAAACTAAAGGTTTGATCAGAGATTAAAACCAAGATTGGATTATGTGATGTAATCCGATTACGTAATccgttttttcttttgaaaaacccATTTTCAAGATTTGATCCAATCCGTTATCCAAAATCAGAGCGGATTACTTTTGAAAAACCAGGCCCAGGTTTCTGTTCTTTAGGATCTGATTTcagatgaaacaggaagttacaGAGTTAACCCTGAATGCACCATCAGACACAGACTGTGTCACTGGTCTCACCTGGTTGTACAGGTAAACTCAGCTGATGAATCTGACTTTCTATAAAACTAAACATGACAGCAGGAAACTCTGAACTCTTTGATCAGTTGAttattttactgattattttAAAGGATCAGTTTTCTCTacctgtgttttcctctcatgttgttatttatttgttgttgttgttgttgtttagttaCTTCCTGTCTGCACCTGAAGGTTAAAGTGTTGAACAGGAAGCGTCTCTGTCTTCagctgttttaaataaagttggtttgaaTCAGATCCTCTGTGTCCTCATCAGTTCAGGGTCGAGGAGACGAGGTTAAAGAAAagtttcagagagagaaaccaacagATCATTCCCCCAGAAACAAGGAGTGAACAAAGGTTCCCACCTGAGAGCAAACGACAGAGACTCAGTTTATCAGCaaagataaaacagagagaacaaacaaagagcagacacagacacatggacaTACAGAAGGACAGATCCCTGAGAGACTGAACAACAGATTGAGATGAAGGCGTTTAAAGACACTGACAGAAGCAGGTACAGGTtgggtccaggtccaggtttgGGGTCCAGACA
Proteins encoded in this window:
- the LOC108892330 gene encoding eukaryotic translation initiation factor 4E type 2-like isoform X2, whose product is MNQLQRLREEEESESYHDDTDETNNNNNRHKVSPGAGEHPLQYNYTFWFSRRTPSRPSSSQSYEQNIRQIGTVASVEQFWRFYSHLIRPGDLSGHSDFHLFKEGIKPMWEDECNRGGGKWIIRLRKGLASRFWENMILAMVGEQFMVGEEICGAVVSVRFQVLLLLQYYCSTTVALIL
- the LOC108892330 gene encoding eukaryotic translation initiation factor 4E type 2-like isoform X1 — protein: MNQLQRLREEEESESYHDDTDETNNNNNRHKVSPGAGEHPLQYNYTFWFSRRTPSRPSSSQSYEQNIRQIGTVASVEQFWRFYSHLIRPGDLSGHSDFHLFKEGIKPMWEDECNRGGGKWIIRLRKGLASRFWENMILAMVGEQFMVGEEICGAVVSVRFQEDILSIWNRTSNDQTTTSRIRDTLRRVLNLPSNTIMEYKTHNDSLRDNSSFRNTKISL